The nucleotide sequence CAGCGCCAGGGCGCCCAGCACCCAGGGATCGAACCAGCCGCTGGGGGCGCCATAGACATATTCCGGCGCCAGGGCCAGGGGCCAAAGCAGCTTGCCGACCATGAAGCTCAGCGACTTGAGCGCCATGAGCAGATAGGGGGCGACGCTCCCCGGCTCCAGATAGATCGTCATCTTTGCCAGCACCGGCGCCATGGCCTGCTGGTGCAGTTCGAGCCCACCGAAACCGAAATACCAGACGCACACGGCAAGCGCCCCGGCGGCGGCGATCCCCAGGATCAGCTTGGGAAAGCGCAGCAACAGCCGGTTTTCGGGAAGAACAAAAAGCGCCTCATACCCCAGCCATAAGAGCGGCAACACCACCGCATTCTCCTTCGCCGTCCAGCCCAGCAATCCCAAAACGAAAGCGCCGGCCAACCACAGCCAGCGACGTCCGTCCGCGCGCATTCCCCGCAGATAGGCGAGGGTCGCCAGCAGGACGCAGGTCAGGGCGAGGCTGTCCTTGCGATGGGAAATGTTGGCCACAACTTCGACCGTCACCGGATGAACGAGAAAGAGCAGCCCTGCGCTCCAGGCCGCGAAGCGCCCGGCGCCCAGGCGCAGCGCCAACAGCAGCAACAGCCAGGCGTTCACGGCATGCCAGAGAATATTCTGGAGATGCCAGCCGGCGGGGTTCAGACCGAACAGGGCGTGATCGAGGAGAAAGGAGAGTTCCCGTAGCGGCCGCCCGGGATAGCTGTTTTCAAGGAACCCGGCCCAGGACTTCACATCCGGGTTGTCGACGATCACCGGAAAATCATCCAGCGTCCACTGATGGCCGAAGCTCTCGGCGTAGAGGATGAAGGCAAGGACAAGCAGAACCGGAAGGGAGCAGAGCAGACAGCGTTTTTCGGCACGAGTGGTCATGAGGTTAACCGGTAGGCAGCGGGTTGAGGCGACTTCCGATGGGCCAGCCACCAAACTCTATCAGAAATCGACCCCGTATGCCCCTTGCAAACGCGCCCGCAGTGCCTCGGCCTGCGCGCGAAACTTGGGATCGTCCAACTCCAGAAAGAGCCGGTAGTGCTTCAACGCCTGTTCCTTCATTCCGACCCGCTCGTAAATCAGCCCCAGATTATAGAGGGCGGTGGTATTGAGCGGGTTGACCGCGAGGGCCTCGGTGTAATAGTCCCGCGCCTTGAGGAGCTCCCCCTTGAGCAGATGGACGTTGCCGAGATTGTTCAAGGCGAAGGCCGAGGTGGCGCTGACCCGGTGCGCCTGGGTCCAGAGGGTTTGGGGACTTCTCCAGACCGGGATCTGCCGCCAGGAAAGCTGCGCGAGCAGAAGAACGACGGGGACTATCAGAACCACGCGCAGGGGCAGCGGCAGGCGCCCGAGAGCCAGGGCCGCCAGCAGGCAGAGTCCGGCCAGGGGCGCATAGCAATAACGGTCGGCGGCAAAATACGCCAGCGGCCAGAGGTTGGAGACCGGCAGCCAGAAAAGCCCAGCCCAGGCAAGAAGAAAAAAGACTCGGGGCGCCCGCCGCGCTGTCAGCCACAACCCGGCGGCAAAGACGGCGAGACCGAAGAGCGCCGTGAGTACCCAGGGATCGAACCAATCCATGGGCAGCGGATAGGTGTACTCCAGCGCCAGATCGACGGGCCAGAGCACCTTGCCCGCCATGAAGGTCCAAGATTTGAGAACCATCCGGTAATAGAGATCCCAGGAGACCTCGCCGAAATAGTTGGCCTTGGCTTGCAGCAGCTGCTGCATCCCCGCCAGATGCCGGGCCCTCCCGCCCTCGAAAAGATACCAGCCGAAACCCCAAGCAATCGCGGCGAAACCCGCCACCGGCCAAAGCCCGCGTCCTTCCGGCAAGATCCGCCGCCGCGACGGGACGAAGCAGCGCTGATAAACCAGAAGCAGCACCGGCAGCACCACGGCATTCTCCTTAGCCAAGAGCGCCGTCCCCCAGGCCAAAGCGGCAAGCACCACCCACCCTGCCCGCCTCTTCCGAGCGGCGCAGGCGCGGCTGAAGGCAAGAAACGCCAGCAGGCAGAAGGCCAGGGCCAGGCTGTCCTTGCGGTGGGAAAGATTGGCCACGACCTCGACGTTCAGGGGATGAACCAGAAACAGCAGCGCCCCGGCCCAGGCCACGAAACGCCCGACACGAAGGCGCCGCGCCACGAGGAAAAGCAGCCAGGCATTGAGCCCATGCCAGAAAATCTGCTGCACCCGCCAGCCCGTCGGATTCATCCCGAAGAGGGCATGATCGAGCAGAAAGCTCAACTCCCGCAGCGGCCGCCCGGGATACACGTTTTCCCAAAACCCCGCCCAGGAACGCACATCGGCATTCTCGACAATCACCGGAAAGTCGTCATAAGTCCAGGCATGGCCAAAAGTCTGGGCATAGAGGGCGAAAGCGAGGGAGAGGAAGATGAGCAGGGGGAGGAGGGTTCGAAAGGTTGGGTTATTTTTCGCCATGCGGCAAGCTCACAGGGTTTCCGCGAGGGAAGCGACTTCGCGCCAGGAAGATGAATCGAGAAAAGACTTCATGGCGTTTTTGTTAATCATATCGATAAGATAGAGAAGTTCTTGCAAATTGTCAATTCAATTGCCAATTTGCAAAAAACTCGCTTACCGTCAGCGGGATAGGCTTTAGTCAGTCAAGGATTTCCCGCCTCCGGCCGCCAAAGACCGGATAGATCGCTTCTGTTCCGATAAAAGATCAATACGGCCGCGCCGGCGATGCTGAAAACCAGACTGATTGCATAGACCAGAAGAG is from Desulfuromonas acetexigens and encodes:
- a CDS encoding tetratricopeptide repeat protein, which translates into the protein MAKNNPTFRTLLPLLIFLSLAFALYAQTFGHAWTYDDFPVIVENADVRSWAGFWENVYPGRPLRELSFLLDHALFGMNPTGWRVQQIFWHGLNAWLLFLVARRLRVGRFVAWAGALLFLVHPLNVEVVANLSHRKDSLALAFCLLAFLAFSRACAARKRRAGWVVLAALAWGTALLAKENAVVLPVLLLVYQRCFVPSRRRILPEGRGLWPVAGFAAIAWGFGWYLFEGGRARHLAGMQQLLQAKANYFGEVSWDLYYRMVLKSWTFMAGKVLWPVDLALEYTYPLPMDWFDPWVLTALFGLAVFAAGLWLTARRAPRVFFLLAWAGLFWLPVSNLWPLAYFAADRYCYAPLAGLCLLAALALGRLPLPLRVVLIVPVVLLLAQLSWRQIPVWRSPQTLWTQAHRVSATSAFALNNLGNVHLLKGELLKARDYYTEALAVNPLNTTALYNLGLIYERVGMKEQALKHYRLFLELDDPKFRAQAEALRARLQGAYGVDF